Within the Paenibacillus sp. AN1007 genome, the region AGATTTTACTACACTCGATCTGACGGATATCGACGAACTCGACAAGCGTGTGCTGGTGGAGAAACATCTGATCAGTCCGAATCTTGCGAATGAATCGAGAAACGGGGCCGTAATCCTCAGTGAAGATGAATCGGTAAGTATTATGATTAATGAAGAGGATCATCTGCGTATCCAGTGCCTCTATCCGGGGTTCCAGGTAAAAGAAGCCTGGGAGAAAGCTTCCGCTATAGATGATGCATTTGAAGCGCACGTGGATTATGCCTTTGATGATCGCAGAGGTTATCTGACCAGCTGCCCAACAAACGTGGGCACAGGTGTAAGAGCATCAGTCATGATGCATCTTCCCGCACTCGTCATGACCCAGCAGATCGGTCGTATTCTCAGCGCTGTATCCCAAGTGGGATTAACGGTGCGTGGGATTTACGGTGAAGGCAGTGAGGCGATGGGCAACCTGTTCCAGATCTCCAACCAGATTACACTTGGACAGACGGAGCAAGAAGTGATCGAAAATCTGCACAGTGTCGTTTTACAGATGATCGGTCATGAACGTACAGCAAGAGAACGGCTGATTACGGATTCCAGATTACGTATTACGGATCGTGTGATGCGTTCATATGGAATTCTATCTCATGCGGCCAT harbors:
- a CDS encoding protein arginine kinase, whose product is MPNLRFTEKALSDWMRSDAADSEIVISSRVRIARNLQHIPFPMLASGEQSEEVLNKLSEVLQYDDVHAFGDFTTLDLTDIDELDKRVLVEKHLISPNLANESRNGAVILSEDESVSIMINEEDHLRIQCLYPGFQVKEAWEKASAIDDAFEAHVDYAFDDRRGYLTSCPTNVGTGVRASVMMHLPALVMTQQIGRILSAVSQVGLTVRGIYGEGSEAMGNLFQISNQITLGQTEQEVIENLHSVVLQMIGHERTARERLITDSRLRITDRVMRSYGILSHAAIVDTKEAAQRLSDVRLGVDLGLLNGLSIPVMNELNVMTQPGFLQKTYGDMRTDERDIYRAQLIRDTINAAKSSG